CTCCCGCAGGCGTGTGATATCTAGCCATGCGTCGGGTTTATAGTCGGGCCCATGGCCGGGGCGTAGCTCTATCTGGGCATCGGGAACCGCCGCAACCACGGCCTCGCGCAGCTCGGAATGGGAAGTAAAGGCACCGCGGGTTACGTTGTAAACCCGGTGGTTGAGCTTAGGCGTCATCTGCGCCATCACGATTCCCCGCGCAATGTCCTTGACGTAGGTGAAGTCGTGTCCGTCCTGCGCAAACGGGATTTCGCCGCCGCGCGGGCTACTCAGCACGACCTTGCCGCCCTTGAGCGCGCCATGAACCATCCGGCTAGGCAGATTGAGCATCGTATGGTAAAGCGGACCGAAGATTCCACCCACGCGGAGCACGATTACATCCAGCCCGGTGCGCTGGGCGTAATGCAGGCCGATGATCTCGAACACCTTTTTATAAGCCTCGGTGGCGATTCGCGAGTCCGTCGGCAATGGCATCTCTTCGCGAAACGGCCCCTTGGGTACGCCGTAATAGACCGTGGAGGAGCTGGCGAGCGACACTCGGCGCACGCCATTCAATCGACCTGCCTCCAAAATATTGATTAGGCCTCCAGTATTGACCCGAAAATCTTCGGCGGGCGAAAGGTTGTGGCTGGGTACCGCCAAGTGGATGATGCTCTCGACGCGATGCTTGCGAACCACGTCGATGCAATCAAAAGGGTTGGCTTGATCGAGGCTTTCGACCACCACCCGCTTGCCGAATTCGTCCTTAAGAAAGGAGGGTTCGCGCCAGGTGCGATAGCGTGTGATGACTACGCTCTCGC
The sequence above is a segment of the Candidatus Binataceae bacterium genome. Coding sequences within it:
- a CDS encoding NAD(P)-dependent oxidoreductase, which translates into the protein MVLITGGMGFTGLHTARALLDAGESVVITRYRTWREPSFLKDEFGKRVVVESLDQANPFDCIDVVRKHRVESIIHLAVPSHNLSPAEDFRVNTGGLINILEAGRLNGVRRVSLASSSTVYYGVPKGPFREEMPLPTDSRIATEAYKKVFEIIGLHYAQRTGLDVIVLRVGGIFGPLYHTMLNLPSRMVHGALKGGKVVLSSPRGGEIPFAQDGHDFTYVKDIARGIVMAQMTPKLNHRVYNVTRGAFTSHSELREAVVAAVPDAQIELRPGHGPDYKPDAWLDITRLREDTGYTPAWPPRAAIADYVSWLKAGNPY